In Suricata suricatta isolate VVHF042 chromosome 14, meerkat_22Aug2017_6uvM2_HiC, whole genome shotgun sequence, one DNA window encodes the following:
- the ZNF70 gene encoding zinc finger protein 70 translates to MEVPPAAKLGETFVFEDGLEMQQELFPEEDLGDPFLRERGLEQMAVIYKEIPLGEQDEDHDDYEGNFSLCSSPVQHQSTSLVHRPQDDDLFSQAFLQKSDLSMCQIIHSGEEPSRYDCEKMSRVHAGSNEPHRTAVPAKPYACRECGKAFSQSSHLLRHLVIHTGEKPYECCECGKAFSQSSHLLRHQIIHTGEKPYECRECGKAFRQSSALTQHQKTHTGKRPYECRECGKDFSRSSSLRKHERIHTGEKPYQCKECGKSFNQSSGLSQHRKIHTLKKPHECELCGKAFCHRSHLIRHQRIHTGKKPYKCEECGKAFSQSSNLIEHRKTHTGEKPYKCHKCGKAFSQSSSLIEHQRIHTGEKPYECGQCGKAFCHSSALIQHQRIHTGKKPYACNECGKAFRHRSALIEHYKTHTREKPYECNKCGKSFRGSSHLIRHQKIHAGEKL, encoded by the coding sequence ATGGAGGTTCCCCCAGCAGCAAAGCTTGGTGAGACCTTTGTGTTTGAGGATGGATTAGAGATGCAGCAAGAGCTTTTCCCAGAGGAGGACCTGGGGGACCCTTTTCTTCGGGAAAGAGGCTTAGAGCAAATGGCTGTTATTTATAAGGAGATCCCTCTTGGGGAGCAAGATGAGGACCATGACGATTATGAGGGCAATTTCAGCCTGTGCTCAAGCCCTGTTCAACATCAGAGTACCTCCCTGGTACACAGACCCCAGGACGATGACCTCTTCAGCCAAGCCTTCCTCCAGAAATCAGACCTTAGTATGTGTCAGATAATCCACAGTGGAGAAGAACCCAGTAGATACGATTGTGAGAAGATGAGTAGGGTGCATGCAGGATCTAATGAACCACACAGAACTGCGGTACCGGCAAAACCCTATGCCTGTCGGGAATGCGGGAAGGCCTTCAGCCAGAGCTCCCACCTTCTCCGGCACCTGGTGATTCACACCGGAGAGAAGCCCTATGAGTGCTGtgagtgtgggaaggccttcagCCAGAGCTCGCACCTTCTTAGACATCAGATAATCCACACCGGGGAGAAGCCCTATGAATGCCGGGAATGCGGAAAAGCCTTTCGCCAGAGTTCAGCCCTCACACAACACCAGAAAACCCACACGGGGAAGAGACCGTATGAGTGCAGGGAATGTGGGAAAGATTTCAGCCGGAGCTCAAGTCTCCGAAAACACGAGCGCATTCACACGGGTGAGAAACCTTATCAGTGTAAGGAATGCGGGAAATCCTTCAACCAGAGTTCTGGCCTGAGCCAGCACCGCAAGATCCACACCCTGAAGAAGCCGCACGAGTGTGAGCTCTGTGGGAAAGCCTTCTGTCACAGGTCCCACCTCATTCGGCACCAGCGAATCCACACAGGGAAGAAACCTTACAAATGCGAAgagtgtgggaaggccttcagCCAGAGCTCCAACCTCATCGAGCATCGGAAGACGCACACTGGCGAGAAGCCCTACAAATGCCATAagtgtgggaaggccttcagCCAGAGCTCGTCCCTCATAGAACACCAGCGCATCCACACCGGGGAGAAGCCTTACGAATGTGGTCAGTGCGGGAAGGCCTTCTGCCACAGCTCGGCACTCATTCAACACCAGAGAATCCACACAGGGAAGAAACCCTACGCATGCAACGAGTGCGGCAAAGCCTTCCGGCACAGGTCAGCCCTGATCGAGCACTATAAAACCCACACCAGAgagaagccctatgaatgtaACAAATGTGGCAAGTCCTTCAGGGGAAGCTCACACCTTATTCGGCATCAGAAAATCCATGCTGGGGAGAAGCTCTAG
- the VPREB3 gene encoding pre-B lymphocyte protein 3: protein MACWHLALLLTGALLTGLAQPDTLLVFPGQVAQLSCILSPRHAIIGEYGVSWYQQRAGSAPRHLLYYRSEEDYHRPPDIPDRFSAATDAAHNACILTISPVQPEDDADYYCSVGYI from the exons atGGCCTGCTGGCATTTGGCCCTTCTTCTGACTGGGGCCCTCCTGACAG GCTTGGCCCAGCCAGACACACTGCTAGTCTTCCCAGGCCAAGTGGCCCAACTCTCCTGCATACTCAGCCCCCGCCATGCCATCATTGGGGAGTACGGCGTATCTTGGTATCAACAACGGGCAGGCAGTGCACCCCGACACCTCCTCTACTACCGCTCAGAGGAGGACTACCACCGGCCTCCTGACATCCCTGACCGCTTCTCAGCAGCCACGGACGCCGCCCACAATGCCTGCATCCTGACCATCAGCCCTGTGCAGCCTGAGGATGACGCAGATTATTACTGCTCTGTGGGTTACATATAA